Proteins encoded together in one Gemmobacter sp. window:
- a CDS encoding NAD(P)/FAD-dependent oxidoreductase, with protein sequence MTTTTDTTAPLDRDVDVLIVGAGLAGIYAIHKLRDQLKLEVQAIEAFSDVGGVWFTNRYPGARVDSLSQVFCYTFNDELIDNWSYSEKYPTQPEILKYINFAAGQLDIRRSVKFNTRVNGLTWNEAAKHWEACTDRGDRIRARFVVSAAGGLSAANKPDFKGYDDYQGQVLFTAHWPHDPVDLAGKRIGVIGTGSSGIQVIPELAKVASELVVFQRTPHFATPAKNVQYTPEDIVRNLREARELNARMKHTYGGNPLTAIKGSTHDVSPEERRATYERLYEAGDFSFWLANYDDLLKDITANEIAAEFLRDKIRSRVKDPKVAEKLLPRTYPYGTKRQPLETNYYETFNLDHVRLIDINEDPILGMTATGIETETGLQELDVIVFATGFDALTGSLTRMNITGVGGVNLADKWKDGPSNYLGISTAGFPNLFALTGPGSPSVLANLPMAIEQHVEFTADMIDYAVRNGIAAFEAEPEAEAKWTKLLSDLANETLFPVAASWYMGANVPGKPRVFMPYIDGMVSYRARCDAVAANGYTGFKRR encoded by the coding sequence ATGACCACCACCACCGATACCACTGCCCCGCTCGACCGCGATGTCGATGTGCTGATCGTGGGCGCGGGCCTTGCCGGGATCTATGCGATCCACAAGCTGCGCGACCAGCTCAAGCTGGAAGTCCAGGCCATCGAGGCGTTCAGCGACGTCGGCGGGGTCTGGTTTACCAACCGCTATCCCGGCGCCCGTGTCGACAGTCTCAGTCAGGTGTTCTGCTACACCTTCAATGACGAGCTGATCGACAACTGGAGCTATAGCGAGAAATACCCGACCCAGCCTGAAATCCTGAAATACATCAATTTCGCGGCTGGCCAACTGGATATCCGGCGCAGCGTCAAGTTCAACACCCGCGTCAATGGCCTGACTTGGAACGAGGCGGCAAAGCACTGGGAGGCCTGCACCGATCGCGGCGACCGGATACGGGCACGCTTTGTCGTCTCGGCTGCCGGCGGGCTGTCGGCGGCGAACAAACCTGACTTCAAAGGCTATGACGATTACCAAGGCCAGGTGCTGTTCACCGCGCATTGGCCGCATGATCCGGTTGACTTGGCGGGTAAGCGGATCGGCGTCATCGGCACCGGATCGAGTGGCATCCAGGTCATCCCAGAACTGGCCAAGGTCGCGTCAGAACTGGTGGTGTTCCAACGCACGCCGCATTTCGCCACCCCGGCGAAAAACGTACAGTACACGCCCGAAGACATTGTCCGCAACCTGCGCGAGGCGCGGGAATTGAACGCCCGGATGAAGCACACCTATGGCGGCAACCCGCTGACCGCGATCAAGGGTTCGACCCATGACGTCAGTCCCGAAGAGCGGCGTGCCACCTATGAGCGGCTTTACGAGGCAGGGGATTTTTCCTTCTGGCTGGCGAATTACGACGACCTTCTGAAGGACATCACGGCAAATGAAATTGCGGCCGAATTCCTGCGCGACAAGATCCGGTCCCGGGTCAAGGATCCCAAGGTCGCCGAGAAGCTGCTTCCGCGCACCTATCCCTATGGCACCAAGCGCCAGCCGCTTGAGACGAATTACTATGAGACCTTCAACCTCGACCATGTCCGACTGATCGACATCAACGAGGACCCGATCCTTGGCATGACCGCGACCGGGATCGAAACAGAAACCGGATTGCAAGAGCTGGATGTCATCGTTTTTGCCACTGGCTTTGACGCGCTGACCGGCTCGCTGACCCGGATGAACATCACCGGCGTTGGCGGGGTGAACTTGGCGGACAAATGGAAGGACGGGCCATCAAACTACCTTGGCATCAGCACGGCGGGTTTCCCGAACCTGTTCGCCCTGACCGGCCCGGGCAGCCCCTCGGTGCTGGCCAACCTGCCGATGGCGATTGAACAGCATGTCGAGTTCACCGCTGACATGATCGACTATGCGGTCCGCAATGGCATCGCGGCCTTCGAGGCGGAGCCAGAAGCCGAGGCGAAATGGACAAAACTTCTGAGCGATCTGGCGAACGAGACTTTGTTCCCGGTCGCGGCCAGCTGGTACATGGGCGCCAACGTTCCCGGGAAGCCACGGGTCTTCATGCCCTATATTGACGGCATGGTCAGCTACCGCGCCCGCTGCGATGCCGTCGCGGCCAATGGCTACACGGGTTTCAAACGTCGCTGA
- a CDS encoding SDR family NAD(P)-dependent oxidoreductase → MPDLKDHNIIITGAGRGIGAAIARGLAQDGARITVADLSGETAEATAAAIRDAGGQAIAVKVDVTDRAQVRAMIAASVAAHGPLASIFNNAGIVQVKPFLTITEDDWRVMHDVNGLGVLIAMQEVIETFQKQGKGGSIINTASIGGKLGTEPLAHYCASKFGVVALTQAAARTFGRDGIRVNAICPGNVATDMWKKIDEGFRETGLTSRENEAFEKFASTAALGRPSYAEDLVGISRFLASSDSGFVTGQSIVVDGGTIFS, encoded by the coding sequence ATGCCTGACCTGAAAGACCACAACATCATCATCACCGGTGCAGGCCGTGGCATCGGCGCCGCCATCGCGCGTGGCCTGGCGCAGGATGGCGCCCGCATCACCGTTGCGGACCTTTCGGGCGAAACCGCCGAGGCCACCGCTGCAGCCATTCGCGACGCTGGCGGTCAGGCCATCGCCGTCAAGGTTGACGTCACCGACCGGGCCCAGGTTCGCGCCATGATCGCCGCCTCCGTCGCTGCGCATGGTCCGCTGGCCTCTATCTTCAACAATGCCGGCATCGTGCAGGTGAAGCCCTTCCTGACCATCACTGAAGACGATTGGCGCGTGATGCATGACGTCAACGGCCTCGGCGTGCTGATCGCCATGCAGGAGGTGATCGAAACCTTCCAGAAACAGGGTAAGGGTGGCAGCATCATCAACACCGCCTCGATTGGCGGCAAGCTGGGTACCGAACCTCTCGCGCATTACTGCGCCAGCAAATTCGGCGTTGTCGCCCTGACCCAGGCCGCCGCGCGCACCTTTGGCAGGGATGGCATCCGCGTCAACGCGATCTGCCCGGGCAATGTTGCCACCGACATGTGGAAAAAGATCGACGAGGGCTTCCGCGAAACCGGCCTCACCAGCCGCGAGAACGAGGCCTTCGAGAAATTTGCATCGACTGCCGCGCTGGGGCGCCCCTCCTATGCCGAAGATCTGGTCGGCATCTCGCGCTTTCTTGCCTCGTCGGATTCTGGCTTTGTCACCGGCCAGTCCATCGTGGTCGATGGCGGCACGATTTTCAGCTGA
- a CDS encoding ABC transporter substrate-binding protein translates to MSKTHTKLLSTAACVLAFGAATPTLADDEILIGLAIAESGFMAAYDGDGTQSVKLWIDDQNAKGGLLGRQLKWIAADTKSDRAQGARAGQQMVDAGVDLMVVSCDYDQGVPAAAAAQRAGIPSVFLCAMDPKAGVQGAGAFAFTSTIAAQVQGSAGAGWAHSKLDAKTYYSLLDTTTEFDKSVCAGFEWAASEVGMTSIGTDTFKNDDLTIQGQITRILALPEKPDVLALCSWVPGGASAVMQIRAAGLDMPIVATSSFDGTYWVDAVPDLSNLYVPVQASVHGDDPRPDVNAYIERYKAKFGAPPATMYGVPIYPFMDLWAQAVIEAGTTEAEKIVPVLEALKDAPTIVGPMSFSAEWHIQTDAEIVILGFEDRKFKAVDVYRFGKPIPTNVMFRTK, encoded by the coding sequence ATGTCAAAAACCCATACCAAGCTTCTGTCCACGGCGGCCTGCGTTCTGGCCTTCGGCGCCGCGACCCCGACCTTAGCTGATGATGAAATCCTGATCGGCCTCGCCATCGCGGAATCGGGGTTCATGGCCGCCTATGACGGCGATGGCACCCAATCGGTAAAGCTCTGGATTGACGACCAGAACGCAAAGGGGGGTCTGTTGGGTCGTCAGCTGAAATGGATCGCGGCCGACACGAAATCCGATCGCGCCCAGGGCGCCCGTGCCGGTCAGCAGATGGTTGATGCCGGCGTCGATCTGATGGTCGTGTCCTGCGACTATGACCAGGGTGTTCCCGCCGCCGCCGCTGCACAGCGCGCTGGCATCCCGTCAGTGTTCCTCTGCGCGATGGATCCCAAAGCCGGCGTGCAGGGCGCGGGTGCCTTCGCCTTCACCTCGACCATCGCGGCCCAAGTCCAGGGCTCGGCCGGGGCCGGCTGGGCGCACAGCAAGCTGGACGCCAAGACCTATTACTCGCTGCTTGATACCACCACCGAATTCGACAAGTCGGTTTGCGCGGGCTTTGAATGGGCGGCGAGCGAGGTTGGCATGACCTCGATCGGCACCGACACGTTCAAGAACGACGACCTGACGATCCAGGGCCAGATCACCCGGATCCTCGCGCTACCGGAAAAGCCCGATGTCCTGGCGCTTTGCTCTTGGGTGCCGGGTGGTGCCAGCGCGGTGATGCAGATCCGCGCCGCCGGGCTGGACATGCCGATCGTCGCCACATCGTCCTTTGACGGCACCTATTGGGTCGATGCCGTGCCGGATCTGAGCAACCTTTACGTCCCGGTCCAAGCCTCGGTGCATGGCGATGACCCGCGCCCCGACGTCAATGCCTATATCGAGCGCTACAAAGCCAAATTCGGCGCCCCGCCGGCCACCATGTATGGCGTGCCGATCTATCCGTTCATGGATCTCTGGGCCCAGGCCGTGATCGAGGCCGGCACTACCGAGGCGGAAAAAATTGTCCCCGTGCTCGAGGCGCTGAAAGATGCCCCGACCATCGTAGGTCCGATGAGCTTTTCGGCTGAATGGCACATCCAGACCGACGCCGAGATCGTGATCCTGGGCTTCGAAGATCGCAAGTTCAAGGCGGTGGACGTCTACCGCTTCGGCAAGCCGATCCCGACCAATGTGATGTTCCGCACCAAGTGA
- a CDS encoding putative hydro-lyase, with product MTHPNTPPATAYPDGVSVRRAARSGVLRAPTSGMAQGFEQGNLVILHADDADDFLRFCVANPKAAPILDVSEPGSFHLPRLGADLDIRSDIPRYRVFRDGVLAEQPTDIAALWQDDFVTFVLGCSFTFESALVRAGIPVRHMDNGTNVPMYITNVDTIASGKFGGPMVMSMRPFTPRDAITATVLSSQLSQAHGAPLHIGAPEAIGIADIHKPDFGDPPDIRDGEIPVFWACGVTPQAAIMRARLRLAITHEPGHMLVTDLNCDAGRQF from the coding sequence ATGACGCACCCGAATACCCCCCCCGCGACCGCCTATCCTGACGGCGTCAGCGTCAGGCGCGCCGCCCGGTCGGGCGTTTTGCGCGCACCGACTTCCGGCATGGCGCAAGGATTCGAGCAGGGGAACCTCGTGATCCTTCATGCCGATGATGCCGATGATTTTCTGCGCTTTTGCGTAGCCAACCCCAAGGCAGCCCCGATCCTCGACGTCAGCGAACCCGGGAGCTTCCATCTGCCGCGCCTTGGCGCAGATCTTGATATCCGCAGCGACATTCCTCGTTACCGGGTGTTTCGCGACGGCGTGTTGGCGGAACAGCCGACTGATATTGCCGCCCTGTGGCAGGACGATTTCGTCACCTTCGTACTGGGTTGTTCCTTCACCTTTGAAAGCGCGTTGGTGCGTGCCGGGATCCCGGTTCGCCACATGGACAACGGCACCAACGTGCCGATGTACATCACCAATGTCGACACCATTGCCTCCGGCAAGTTCGGTGGGCCGATGGTGATGTCAATGCGCCCCTTCACGCCGCGTGATGCGATCACCGCGACGGTGCTGTCGTCGCAACTGTCCCAGGCCCACGGCGCTCCGCTGCACATCGGCGCGCCAGAAGCCATCGGCATCGCCGATATTCACAAGCCCGATTTCGGCGATCCGCCTGACATCCGTGACGGCGAAATCCCGGTGTTCTGGGCCTGCGGCGTCACCCCCCAGGCCGCGATCATGCGCGCGCGGCTCAGACTAGCTATCACCCACGAGCCCGGCCACATGCTAGTGACAGATCTCAATTGCGACGCTGGGCGCCAGTTCTGA
- a CDS encoding LysR family transcriptional regulator: protein MVDFRGLETLVWVVALGSFRKAADKLGTTQPAISHRISQLEDQVGARLLNRDMKVVMPTSEGREMLRYAEQLLALRTEMLVRVRDRTAIRGVVRLGVAETIVHTWLTDLIQQLDRTYPKLSIEIEVDVSVNLQTKLLAQEVDIAFLQGPVSGPRISNKLLCEYPICFLANPEIDLPTPATLSDIAQYSLITFSRRTQPYEIIRALFNQAGAARVKIHASASMATAIRLAVAGIGIAVIPFDLVLTEIRERKLRVVQTDAQLPPLSFYASWISTPENYEVGLVANVAARTAATWPADMNVMARDD, encoded by the coding sequence ATGGTGGATTTTCGTGGCCTTGAAACACTGGTCTGGGTGGTGGCCCTGGGCAGTTTCCGTAAAGCAGCCGACAAGCTCGGCACGACCCAGCCAGCCATCTCGCATCGCATTTCTCAGCTTGAGGATCAGGTTGGCGCGCGGCTGCTGAACCGCGACATGAAGGTGGTCATGCCAACCTCCGAGGGGCGTGAGATGCTGCGCTATGCCGAGCAATTACTGGCGCTGCGCACGGAGATGTTGGTCAGGGTGCGCGACCGTACCGCGATCCGGGGCGTGGTGCGGCTGGGGGTGGCTGAGACCATCGTGCACACTTGGCTAACCGATCTGATCCAGCAGCTCGACCGCACCTACCCTAAGTTGTCCATCGAGATCGAGGTTGATGTTTCGGTCAACCTCCAGACCAAACTTCTGGCACAGGAAGTGGACATAGCTTTTCTGCAAGGGCCGGTATCGGGTCCGAGGATCAGCAACAAACTGCTGTGTGAATATCCGATCTGCTTCTTGGCAAACCCGGAAATTGACCTGCCGACGCCCGCGACGCTTTCAGATATTGCCCAATATTCACTCATTACTTTCTCGCGGCGGACCCAGCCCTATGAAATCATCAGGGCGCTTTTCAATCAGGCGGGTGCGGCACGGGTCAAGATTCACGCCAGCGCCTCGATGGCAACGGCGATTCGCCTTGCCGTGGCGGGGATCGGCATAGCCGTGATTCCCTTTGACCTCGTCCTGACCGAAATCCGCGAGCGCAAGCTGCGTGTTGTGCAGACCGATGCCCAGCTGCCACCGTTGTCCTTCTATGCCAGCTGGATCTCCACACCCGAGAATTACGAGGTCGGACTGGTAGCCAATGTAGCCGCCAGGACCGCAGCCACCTGGCCCGCCGATATGAATGTTATGGCGCGAGATGATTAA